One stretch of Pseudoalteromonas shioyasakiensis DNA includes these proteins:
- a CDS encoding EAL domain-containing protein, producing MNQPRRHQKVSDVFSHKLVSCPAHTPLVDAVRLMHVHNVTAIFIQHEQSVVGIWTEADCLKIDISSPAYKNLAIHEVMSAPVITVPNQCSVSDATLRFQQHGIRHLLVMDSENQPAGMLNLSDIVHNQGLDHYLQFRPIHEQYRTDLEVVDAQTPIEEVVQLMRTGRLDSVLVYNRELEVHGIITQRDIVELIIQTEWLNPCWQYASYPLIEIDCESSLFDAYRTMTEHNVRHLVVKDDEICGVISFADLITEIESAYCCELERAIEQRDLALQKSQRNLFLANKIIDASLDGIMLTRKDGTIIQVNPAFTELTGFAEHEVIGKRPNILSSTKHSRSFYQKMWHAIEYEGVWQGEICNCKKGGEEFVEWLTIIQIKDPNFDEVLYAAIFSDITERKRAEEKIAQLAYYDELTGLPNRRLFHDRLSIALSTAKRNHDLLAVMFIDLDRFKEVNDSLGHDAGDNLLEQVAERILSILPEGDTLARLGGDEFVLLCEVNRVETLLNFAEQVLQQVSMPLAINEHVVAITASIGAAVYPDDGVDSATLLKHADIAMYRAKEVGRNSFQLFKPAMNARSLERLAMMSRLQNAIECDEFELYFQPKQELNSGKILGVEALLRWHEPNLGVISPAKFIPLAEELGLIVKLDLWVIEQACKELEKWQQQGIEAGRLAINISANHLRQGQLASNVERLLERYNVDPHKLEVELTESCFISHFSEAKQELLALKKLGVHITLDDFGTGYSALSYLTKLPIDTLKIDASFIAKVPDEYGNSEIVTAIISLAKSLSIHVVAEGVEKVEQLNYLRSLNCDIIQGYYFCRPVAKQQWYDFYLNTEKSD from the coding sequence ATGAATCAACCAAGACGACATCAAAAGGTCAGTGATGTCTTTTCGCATAAATTGGTATCATGTCCTGCGCATACGCCTTTGGTCGATGCGGTAAGGTTGATGCATGTTCACAATGTAACGGCTATTTTTATCCAACATGAACAGTCCGTGGTTGGGATTTGGACTGAAGCTGATTGTTTGAAAATTGATATCAGCAGCCCAGCTTACAAGAATCTTGCCATTCATGAGGTGATGTCAGCACCTGTTATTACGGTGCCTAACCAATGTTCAGTCAGTGATGCAACGCTGCGTTTTCAACAACATGGTATTCGCCATTTATTAGTAATGGATAGTGAGAACCAACCTGCTGGTATGCTGAACCTTTCTGATATCGTTCATAACCAAGGTCTGGACCACTACCTACAGTTTAGGCCTATTCATGAGCAATACCGCACCGACCTTGAGGTCGTTGATGCGCAGACACCGATTGAAGAGGTTGTGCAGCTGATGCGAACTGGCAGGCTTGATAGTGTGCTGGTTTATAACCGAGAGCTTGAAGTACACGGTATTATTACTCAGCGCGACATTGTTGAATTGATAATCCAAACTGAGTGGCTAAATCCCTGTTGGCAGTATGCCAGTTATCCGTTAATTGAAATTGATTGTGAAAGTAGTTTATTTGATGCTTATCGCACTATGACAGAGCATAATGTTCGCCATTTGGTGGTCAAAGATGATGAGATCTGTGGGGTGATTTCATTTGCTGATTTGATCACAGAGATTGAATCGGCTTATTGTTGCGAGCTTGAGCGTGCTATTGAGCAGCGTGATCTTGCTTTGCAAAAGTCACAACGTAACCTATTTCTTGCAAATAAAATTATTGATGCCTCACTTGATGGCATCATGTTAACTCGCAAAGACGGCACCATTATTCAAGTTAACCCAGCTTTTACTGAGCTGACAGGTTTTGCTGAACATGAAGTAATAGGTAAGCGGCCAAATATTCTAAGCTCAACAAAACATAGTCGTTCTTTTTATCAAAAAATGTGGCATGCCATTGAATATGAAGGGGTGTGGCAAGGGGAGATCTGTAATTGTAAGAAAGGCGGCGAAGAGTTTGTTGAGTGGCTAACCATCATTCAAATTAAAGACCCTAACTTTGATGAGGTGCTGTATGCAGCTATTTTTAGCGATATTACTGAGCGTAAACGTGCTGAAGAAAAAATTGCCCAGCTTGCCTATTACGATGAATTGACCGGCCTGCCAAATCGGCGCTTATTTCATGACAGGCTCTCCATTGCACTAAGCACCGCCAAGCGTAACCATGATCTTTTAGCTGTAATGTTTATCGACTTAGATCGCTTTAAAGAGGTCAACGACAGCTTAGGACATGACGCAGGTGATAATTTGCTTGAACAAGTTGCTGAACGAATTTTATCAATCTTACCTGAAGGGGATACCCTAGCACGCTTAGGTGGTGATGAATTTGTTTTACTATGCGAAGTAAATCGTGTTGAAACGTTATTAAACTTTGCAGAACAAGTATTACAGCAAGTGAGTATGCCGCTTGCTATTAACGAGCATGTAGTTGCAATTACAGCCTCTATTGGCGCCGCAGTTTATCCAGATGATGGCGTAGATAGCGCCACATTACTTAAGCATGCTGATATTGCTATGTACCGCGCCAAAGAAGTCGGTCGTAATTCATTTCAATTATTTAAACCAGCTATGAATGCGCGCTCTTTAGAACGTCTGGCAATGATGAGCCGTTTGCAAAATGCCATTGAATGTGACGAATTTGAGCTTTATTTCCAACCGAAGCAAGAGTTAAACTCGGGTAAAATTTTAGGTGTTGAAGCGCTTTTGCGTTGGCATGAGCCGAATCTTGGCGTGATCTCACCGGCTAAATTTATCCCCCTTGCTGAAGAGCTTGGTCTAATTGTAAAACTCGATTTATGGGTAATCGAGCAGGCTTGTAAAGAGTTAGAAAAGTGGCAGCAACAAGGGATTGAAGCAGGGCGCTTAGCAATTAATATATCGGCGAATCACTTACGTCAGGGGCAATTAGCATCGAATGTTGAGCGTTTACTTGAGCGTTATAATGTTGACCCACACAAGCTTGAAGTTGAGCTGACGGAAAGCTGTTTTATAAGCCACTTTAGTGAGGCCAAGCAAGAGTTGTTGGCGCTGAAAAAACTAGGTGTGCATATTACTTTGGATGACTTTGGTACGGGGTATTCGGCTTTAAGTTATTTAACAAAACTGCCTATTGATACGTTAAAAATAGATGCCAGCTTTATAGCAAAAGTACCTGATGAATATGGTAATAGTGAAATAGTAACGGCGATTATTAGTCTTGCGAAAAGTTTAAGTATTCATGTTGTCGCCGAAGGGGTTGAGAAGGTAGAGCAGTTAAATTACTTACGTTCACTTAACTGCGATATCATTCAAGGCTATTATTTTTGCCGTCCCGTAGCGAAACAGCAATGGTATGACTTTTACCTTAATACAGAAAAAAGCGATTAA
- a CDS encoding DUF2797 domain-containing protein: MQGTIRKLKSTLTSPVEYQLPIGDELVSLNDYIGKPLTLTFTGNIFCCNCGKKTKKSYSQGHCFVCMRKLASCDMCIMKPETCHFDKGTCREPQWGEENCMIPHYVYLANTSGLKVGITRHTQIPTRWIDQGATQALPIFKVQTRLQSGLVEVALAKFIADKTNWRNMLKGQSEAIDLKAAASELIPQIDAKLSELAELFGSTAIEKLDEDVVELDYPVSEYPSKISSFNFDKAPEVSGILKGIKGQYLIFDTGVINIRKFTSYEISLN; encoded by the coding sequence ATGCAAGGTACGATCAGAAAATTAAAGTCGACACTTACCTCTCCTGTCGAATATCAATTACCTATTGGTGATGAGCTAGTTTCGTTAAATGACTATATTGGTAAACCGCTAACACTCACTTTTACTGGCAATATTTTTTGCTGTAACTGCGGTAAAAAAACCAAGAAAAGCTACTCTCAAGGCCACTGTTTCGTGTGTATGCGCAAACTGGCTAGCTGTGACATGTGTATCATGAAGCCTGAAACGTGCCACTTTGATAAAGGTACCTGTCGTGAGCCGCAGTGGGGTGAAGAAAACTGCATGATCCCGCATTACGTGTATTTAGCAAACACCTCAGGCCTAAAAGTAGGTATTACCCGCCATACTCAAATTCCTACACGCTGGATTGACCAAGGTGCGACGCAAGCTTTACCTATCTTCAAAGTACAAACCCGCCTTCAATCTGGTTTAGTTGAGGTTGCCTTAGCCAAGTTTATTGCTGATAAAACCAATTGGCGAAACATGCTAAAAGGCCAATCTGAAGCAATTGATTTAAAAGCCGCTGCCAGTGAGCTGATCCCACAAATTGATGCTAAGCTGAGTGAACTTGCTGAACTGTTTGGCTCAACGGCAATTGAAAAGCTCGATGAAGATGTGGTTGAGCTAGACTATCCTGTGAGTGAATACCCAAGCAAAATCAGCTCTTTCAATTTTGATAAAGCACCAGAAGTATCGGGGATTTTAAAAGGCATTAAAGGCCAGTACCTAATTTTTGATACTGGCGTAATTAATATTCGTAAGTTTACTTCTTATGAGATAAGCCTTAATTAA
- a CDS encoding histone deacetylase family protein, protein MRTAVISHPFCRKHKMIEDHPECPARLDVITDRLLASGVDIAITHLQAPKASRDDFLRAHDESLVSHVEQTIPNDGLAELDGDTWLCPDSMKAIERAVGAGLLAVDEILADKLDAAFCSVRPPGHHANRSSSAGFCVFNNLAIAVKYAQSKGVKRIAILDFDVHHGNGTQDIFLEDDNVLFCSLFQHPFYPNTAVENNATLVNSPLPIASDGNDLKAVYLEQWLPKLNEFKPELLFISAGFDAHLEDDMASLKFVEDDYAWLTTQLAEFCQQQDCKGIVSYLEGGYALSALGRSAVAHIKALVDAP, encoded by the coding sequence ATGAGAACGGCAGTTATCTCACATCCATTTTGTCGTAAACATAAAATGATTGAGGATCACCCAGAATGTCCCGCGCGTTTAGATGTGATCACCGACCGTTTGCTAGCAAGCGGTGTTGATATTGCAATTACTCATTTACAAGCTCCAAAAGCTAGCCGCGACGATTTTTTACGTGCTCATGATGAGTCTTTGGTCAGCCATGTAGAACAAACAATTCCTAATGACGGGCTTGCTGAATTAGACGGCGATACCTGGCTGTGTCCAGACTCAATGAAAGCGATTGAGCGTGCCGTTGGCGCCGGGTTATTAGCCGTTGATGAGATCCTTGCTGATAAGCTAGATGCAGCTTTTTGCTCGGTTAGACCGCCGGGCCATCATGCAAACCGCAGCTCCTCTGCAGGGTTTTGCGTTTTTAATAATCTAGCCATTGCCGTGAAATATGCGCAAAGCAAAGGTGTAAAACGCATCGCTATTCTAGACTTCGATGTTCACCATGGAAACGGCACTCAAGATATCTTTTTAGAAGATGATAATGTGTTGTTTTGCTCTTTGTTTCAACACCCATTTTATCCTAATACTGCGGTTGAAAATAACGCGACTTTAGTGAACTCACCGCTGCCAATTGCCAGTGATGGTAATGACTTGAAAGCTGTGTACCTTGAGCAATGGCTGCCAAAACTCAATGAATTTAAGCCTGAACTATTGTTTATTAGTGCTGGGTTTGATGCTCACCTTGAAGATGACATGGCAAGCCTGAAATTTGTTGAAGATGATTACGCATGGCTCACTACACAATTAGCTGAGTTTTGCCAACAGCAAGATTGTAAAGGGATTGTCTCTTACCTCGAAGGAGGTTATGCCTTATCAGCCCTTGGTCGAAGTGCTGTGGCGCATATTAAAGCGCTGGTGGATGCACCTTAA